Proteins from a genomic interval of Streptomyces sp. NBC_01445:
- a CDS encoding IclR family transcriptional regulator codes for MPPPLGCRTHSYDDVQAEAHPEGGPTGAPPTLIGSVQRAMRLLEAVASHEEGAPAKQLAREAGLALPTAYHLLRTLAHEGYLRKEKGVFVLGAAAERLGGSATQQNRRGMITDALQHWRDAIGVPVYFSVYREGEIEVVAVADTPGNPAVVEWADFRETGHAHAIGQCLLAQLDDESRRDHLDRYPAYSITPYTVRDDRSLLRRLNELGRMQPVVERQEYALGTVCAAFPITVGSTAATMAVSLPSHQAGRLLPAARQLQNEVGKLVRTLAFSISI; via the coding sequence ATGCCCCCACCCCTCGGCTGTCGCACGCACAGCTACGACGACGTTCAGGCCGAGGCCCACCCCGAGGGCGGCCCGACCGGCGCCCCGCCCACCCTCATCGGTTCGGTCCAGCGCGCGATGCGCCTCCTCGAGGCCGTCGCGTCGCACGAAGAGGGAGCGCCGGCCAAGCAGCTCGCCCGGGAGGCCGGCCTCGCGCTTCCCACGGCGTACCACCTGCTGCGCACGCTCGCCCACGAGGGCTATCTCCGCAAGGAGAAGGGCGTGTTCGTCCTGGGTGCGGCGGCCGAGCGGCTGGGTGGCAGCGCAACGCAGCAGAATCGTCGCGGCATGATCACCGACGCCCTGCAGCACTGGCGCGACGCCATCGGTGTACCGGTGTACTTCTCGGTCTACCGCGAGGGCGAGATCGAAGTCGTGGCCGTCGCCGACACGCCCGGGAATCCGGCGGTCGTGGAATGGGCCGACTTCCGCGAGACGGGGCACGCGCACGCGATCGGCCAGTGCCTCCTCGCCCAGCTCGACGACGAGAGCCGACGCGACCATCTCGACCGCTATCCCGCGTATTCGATCACCCCGTACACGGTGCGCGACGACCGCTCGCTGCTACGACGCCTCAACGAGCTGGGACGCATGCAACCGGTCGTGGAGCGCCAGGAGTACGCGTTGGGCACGGTCTGCGCGGCGTTTCCCATCACGGTCGGGTCCACCGCGGCCACGATGGCGGTTTCTCTCCCGTCCCATCAGGCCGGTCGTCTGCTGCCCGCGGCACGACAGCTGCAGAACGAAGTCGGAAAACTCGTCAGGACACTCGCCTTCTCTATCAGCATCTGA
- a CDS encoding cupin domain-containing protein → MKAFRLDELEAERAANDGAYLQFLRERNMSVGLYALDAGDHDPQQPHQQDEVYLVVSGRGSITVGMETTQVARGSVVYVPAGVAHKFHHISEDLRVLVVFSPPES, encoded by the coding sequence ATGAAGGCATTCCGGCTGGACGAACTGGAAGCGGAACGTGCCGCGAACGACGGCGCGTATCTGCAGTTCCTGCGGGAGCGGAACATGTCGGTCGGGCTCTACGCCCTCGACGCGGGGGACCACGACCCGCAGCAGCCCCACCAGCAGGACGAGGTGTATCTCGTTGTCAGCGGTCGCGGTTCGATCACCGTCGGTATGGAGACGACCCAGGTGGCGCGCGGCAGCGTCGTGTACGTGCCGGCCGGGGTGGCCCACAAGTTCCATCACATCAGCGAGGACCTGCGGGTTCTGGTGGTGTTCTCTCCGCCTGAGAGCTGA
- a CDS encoding SsgA family sporulation/cell division regulator, producing the protein MRESVQAVQAEVMMSFLVSEELSFRIPVELRYAAADPYAVRLTFHLPGDAPVTWAFGRELLVDGVAGPCGDGDVRIEPVELAGRPGEMPGEVHIRLQVGGDQALFRAGVAPLVAFLDRTDKLVPLGQERALADFEAHLDEALDRILAEEQSAG; encoded by the coding sequence ATGCGCGAGTCGGTACAGGCAGTACAAGCAGAGGTCATGATGAGCTTCCTCGTCTCCGAGGAACTCTCGTTCCGCATCCCGGTGGAGCTGCGGTACGCCGCTGCTGATCCCTACGCCGTGCGGCTGACCTTCCACCTCCCTGGGGACGCCCCGGTGACCTGGGCCTTCGGCCGAGAGCTCCTGGTGGACGGGGTGGCCGGTCCCTGCGGCGACGGCGATGTACGCATCGAGCCGGTGGAACTGGCCGGCAGACCGGGCGAGATGCCGGGCGAGGTGCACATCAGGCTCCAAGTGGGCGGTGACCAGGCGCTGTTCCGGGCGGGCGTCGCTCCCCTCGTCGCCTTCCTCGACCGCACCGACAAGCTCGTACCGCTCGGCCAGGAGCGGGCGCTCGCCGACTTCGAGGCGCATCTCGACGAGGCACTCGACCGGATCCTCGCCGAGGAGCAGAGCGCCGGCTGA
- a CDS encoding low molecular weight protein-tyrosine-phosphatase, whose protein sequence is MSFRVCFVCTGNICRSPMAESVFRTRVHEAGLAGLVEVDSAGTDGWHEGDGADRRTVSVLAAGGYESGHTARQFSASWFSRLDLVIALDAGHLRTLRRVAPTPQDAEKVRLLRSYDPSAGTDLDVPDPYYGGIDDFEECLRMVEAASDGLLDAVRAALEGRAA, encoded by the coding sequence ATGTCCTTCCGTGTGTGCTTCGTCTGCACCGGCAACATCTGCCGCTCGCCCATGGCCGAGTCGGTCTTCCGCACGCGCGTCCACGAGGCCGGTCTCGCCGGCCTCGTGGAGGTGGACAGCGCGGGTACCGACGGCTGGCACGAGGGGGACGGTGCAGACCGGCGCACCGTCTCCGTGCTGGCGGCCGGCGGCTATGAAAGCGGCCATACGGCCCGGCAGTTCAGCGCCTCGTGGTTCTCCCGGCTCGACCTGGTGATCGCCCTGGACGCCGGGCATCTGCGCACCCTGCGCCGGGTGGCACCGACCCCACAGGACGCCGAGAAGGTCCGCCTGCTGCGCTCTTACGACCCCTCGGCGGGGACAGACCTGGATGTACCGGACCCGTACTACGGCGGCATCGACGACTTCGAGGAGTGCCTGAGAATGGTGGAGGCGGCGAGCGACGGTCTGCTCGACGCGGTACGCGCGGCACTGGAAGGGCGGGCGGCATGA
- a CDS encoding DUF5326 family protein: MREIFAGMPWWVKWVAVPVIALVVFGGLIASVVGFVIGLLFKVLVFVALVGGLIYVVRKFITGSSSRSDW, encoded by the coding sequence GTGCGAGAGATCTTCGCGGGCATGCCGTGGTGGGTTAAGTGGGTCGCGGTGCCGGTCATCGCACTGGTCGTCTTCGGCGGACTGATAGCCAGCGTCGTGGGCTTCGTGATCGGTCTGCTCTTCAAGGTGCTGGTCTTCGTGGCCCTGGTCGGTGGACTCATCTACGTCGTACGGAAGTTCATAACGGGCTCGTCCTCGCGCAGCGACTGGTAG
- a CDS encoding LacI family DNA-binding transcriptional regulator, translated as MTAAGKHQVSRAETTRRGTRQVRAGIRDVAAAAGVSITTVSDALNGKGRLPDATRRHVREVADRLGYRPSAAARTLRTGKSGLIGLTVTTYGDEPFTFTEFAYFAEMARAATSAALARGYALVILPATSRHDVWSNVALDGTVVIDPSDHDPVVTELVRQGLPVVSDGRPAGTLPVTAWVDNDHEAAVLGILDHLAAAGARRIGLLTGTTTDTYTHLSTSAYLHWCERIGQEPVYESYPAHDPCAGAVAADRLLARPDRPDAVYGLFDPNGTDLLAAARRYGLRVPEDLLLVCCSESTVYATTEPPITTLSLKPRRIGTAVVQLLIDAIEGVESDQPVEQVIPTELIVRTSSQRRPPRTTVSPPRSPGHG; from the coding sequence ATGACAGCAGCAGGGAAGCACCAGGTGAGCCGGGCAGAGACCACCCGCCGGGGCACCCGGCAGGTGCGGGCGGGCATCAGAGACGTTGCCGCCGCCGCCGGGGTCTCCATCACGACTGTCTCCGATGCGCTCAACGGTAAGGGCCGGCTCCCGGACGCCACCCGACGCCATGTCCGCGAGGTCGCCGACCGGTTGGGCTATCGCCCCTCCGCGGCGGCCCGAACGCTCCGTACCGGAAAGTCGGGCCTGATCGGCCTGACCGTCACGACCTACGGGGATGAACCTTTCACCTTCACCGAATTCGCGTACTTCGCGGAAATGGCGAGAGCCGCCACCTCGGCGGCGCTCGCCCGCGGGTACGCCTTAGTCATCCTGCCCGCCACCTCACGCCATGACGTCTGGTCGAACGTCGCTCTCGACGGCACCGTCGTCATCGACCCCTCCGACCACGACCCGGTGGTCACCGAGCTGGTTCGCCAGGGCCTGCCCGTCGTCTCCGACGGACGCCCCGCCGGCACGCTCCCCGTCACCGCCTGGGTCGACAACGACCACGAGGCTGCCGTCCTCGGCATCCTCGACCACCTCGCCGCCGCGGGGGCCCGCCGCATCGGACTGCTCACCGGCACGACCACGGACACGTACACCCATCTGTCCACCTCCGCGTACCTGCACTGGTGCGAGCGGATCGGGCAGGAACCCGTGTACGAGTCCTATCCCGCGCACGACCCGTGCGCGGGGGCCGTCGCCGCCGACCGGCTCCTGGCCCGCCCCGACCGGCCCGACGCCGTGTACGGACTCTTCGACCCCAACGGCACGGACCTGCTCGCCGCCGCCCGCCGGTACGGCCTGCGCGTCCCCGAGGACCTGCTGCTCGTCTGCTGCAGCGAATCGACCGTCTACGCCACCACGGAACCGCCCATCACGACCCTCTCGCTCAAGCCCCGGCGCATCGGCACCGCGGTCGTCCAACTACTGATCGACGCCATCGAAGGGGTTGAATCGGACCAGCCGGTCGAGCAGGTGATACCGACGGAACTCATCGTCCGGACCTCGTCCCAGCGCCGTCCGCCCCGCACGACAGTCAGCCCGCCCCGCTCCCCGGGACACGGCTGA
- a CDS encoding YibE/F family protein, whose amino-acid sequence MTSTPQPPSTPPHPPHGQGSAEHGHSHSHGPAAPVSKHLRKVIAAVLIPFSVAVVVGLVVLWPGGAPSHARTGVGFDRQTQQGTVTKVDKVDCKSVNASGDTPTGDTSTAEGQTAEQQAKGTCEKATVRVDTGKDTGRTFTEIVQPDSPRQLHEGQKVIVAYAPDAPKELQYSVTDVDRRLPMALLAGIFALAVVVVGRLRGVMALVALAISFMVLTFFILPAILQGSNPLVVAVIGASAIMLIALYLCHGLTARTSVAVLGTLVSLVLIGLLGSLFIGWAALTGNTDDNTGLIHGLYPSIDMSGLLLAGVIIGSLGVLDDVTVTQTSAVWELHQADPTMGWRGLYRAGIRIGRDHIASVVNTLVLAYAGAALPLLLLFSIAQSSVGTVANSELVAVEIVRTLVGSIGLVASVPVTTALAALVVSADRPGSPSAAAAGPARGGRGRRRKR is encoded by the coding sequence GTGACCAGCACGCCGCAGCCTCCGTCCACGCCGCCGCATCCGCCCCATGGCCAGGGGAGCGCCGAACACGGGCACTCCCACAGCCACGGCCCCGCCGCGCCCGTTTCCAAGCACTTGCGCAAGGTCATCGCCGCGGTACTGATCCCGTTCTCCGTGGCGGTCGTGGTCGGCCTCGTGGTGCTCTGGCCCGGCGGCGCCCCGTCCCACGCCCGTACCGGCGTCGGCTTCGACCGGCAGACCCAACAGGGCACCGTCACAAAGGTCGACAAGGTCGACTGCAAGTCCGTCAACGCCTCCGGCGACACCCCCACCGGCGATACGTCGACCGCCGAGGGCCAGACCGCCGAGCAACAGGCGAAGGGCACATGCGAGAAGGCCACGGTCCGCGTCGACACCGGCAAGGACACCGGCCGTACGTTCACGGAGATCGTGCAGCCGGACTCACCACGGCAGTTGCACGAGGGCCAGAAGGTGATCGTGGCCTACGCGCCCGACGCGCCCAAAGAACTTCAGTACTCCGTCACCGATGTGGACCGCAGGCTCCCGATGGCGCTGCTCGCCGGGATCTTCGCGCTGGCGGTGGTCGTCGTGGGCCGGCTGCGGGGTGTCATGGCGCTCGTCGCGCTGGCGATCAGCTTCATGGTGCTGACCTTCTTCATCCTGCCCGCGATCCTGCAGGGCTCGAATCCGCTGGTGGTGGCGGTGATCGGGGCGAGCGCCATCATGCTGATCGCGCTCTACCTGTGTCACGGTCTGACGGCCCGGACATCGGTCGCGGTGCTCGGCACGCTCGTGTCGCTGGTCCTGATCGGTCTGCTCGGCTCGCTGTTCATCGGCTGGGCGGCGCTGACCGGCAACACGGACGACAACACGGGCCTGATCCACGGTCTTTACCCGTCCATCGACATGAGTGGTCTGCTGCTCGCCGGCGTCATCATCGGTTCGCTCGGTGTGCTCGACGATGTGACGGTCACGCAGACGTCGGCGGTGTGGGAGCTGCATCAGGCGGACCCGACGATGGGCTGGCGCGGCCTGTACCGCGCGGGCATCCGGATCGGCCGCGACCACATCGCGTCCGTGGTCAACACGCTCGTCCTTGCGTACGCGGGCGCGGCGCTGCCGCTGTTGCTGCTCTTCTCGATCGCGCAGAGCAGTGTGGGCACCGTGGCCAACAGTGAGCTGGTGGCCGTGGAGATCGTGCGGACTCTGGTGGGCTCTATCGGGCTGGTCGCCTCGGTACCGGTGACGACCGCGCTCGCGGCCCTGGTGGTCTCGGCCGACCGGCCGGGATCCCCGTCCGCTGCCGCGGCCGGTCCGGCACGCGGAGGAAGAGGTCGGCGACGGAAGCGCTGA
- a CDS encoding phage holin family protein, whose translation MKNFVVKTIANAGALAVAVWLLDKITLTGDSTGKKVGTLIIVALLFGLVNLLVKPIVKLLTFPLFILTLGLITLVVNALMLLLTSWLADQFNQSFHVEGFWTAVLGGLIISVVSWALNVVLPDDKD comes from the coding sequence ATGAAGAATTTCGTAGTCAAGACGATCGCCAACGCGGGGGCCCTTGCTGTCGCGGTGTGGCTGCTCGACAAGATCACGCTGACAGGTGACAGCACCGGCAAGAAGGTCGGCACGCTGATCATCGTGGCGCTGCTGTTCGGCCTGGTGAATCTCCTGGTCAAGCCCATAGTGAAGCTCCTCACCTTCCCGCTCTTCATCCTGACGCTCGGCCTGATCACGCTCGTGGTCAATGCCCTGATGCTGCTGCTGACCTCGTGGCTGGCCGACCAGTTCAACCAGAGCTTCCATGTCGAGGGGTTCTGGACCGCCGTCCTCGGTGGCCTGATCATTTCGGTCGTCTCCTGGGCGCTGAACGTCGTCCTGCCCGACGACAAGGACTGA
- the thiC gene encoding phosphomethylpyrimidine synthase ThiC: MTTSDARTPASNLSAETGEAGKSIGWHKGYVTGSRPDLQVPVRQVHLTNGTAVTLYDTSGPYTDPSVDTDVRRGLAPLRENWIVGRGDTEEYSGRPVRPEDDGIKHTSPRGGLRNLDAVFPGRPRQPRRGRDGRAVTQLAYARRGEVTPEMEYVAIRENVEPEVVREEIAAGRAVLPANVNHPEIEPMIIGKRFLVKVNANIGNSAVTSSIEEEVEKMTWATRWGADTVMDLSTGRNIHTTREWVLRNSPVPIGTVPLYQALEKVDGRAEELTWEIYKDTVIEQAEQGVDYMTVHAGVRLPYVPLTANRKTGIVSRGGSIMAAWCLAHHKESFLYENFAELCEILAAYDVTYSLGDGLRPGSIADANDEAQFAELKTLGELNTIAKSFNVQTMIEGPGHVPMHKIKENIDLQQEVCEEAPFYTLGPLTTDIAPAYDHITSGIGAAMIAWWGTAMLCYVTPKEHLGLPNRDDVKTGVITYKIAAHAADLAKGHPGAQDWDDALSDARFEFRWEDQFNLALDPDTAREFHDETLPAEPAKTAHFCSMCGPKFCSMKISQDIRRQHGGTKSEIEEGMAEKSKEFAAAGNRVYLPIAD, encoded by the coding sequence ATGACCACATCGGACGCACGCACGCCTGCCTCCAACCTGTCCGCAGAGACGGGCGAGGCCGGGAAGTCCATCGGCTGGCACAAGGGGTACGTCACGGGCTCACGCCCCGACCTCCAGGTGCCGGTCCGCCAGGTGCACCTCACCAACGGCACGGCGGTCACGCTCTACGACACGTCCGGGCCGTACACCGATCCGAGTGTCGACACCGACGTCCGCAGGGGCCTTGCCCCGCTGCGGGAGAACTGGATCGTCGGCCGCGGTGACACCGAGGAGTACTCGGGCCGCCCGGTCCGCCCCGAGGACGACGGCATCAAGCACACCTCTCCGCGCGGCGGCCTGCGCAACCTCGACGCGGTCTTCCCCGGCCGCCCCCGCCAGCCTCGTCGCGGGCGGGACGGCCGGGCGGTGACCCAACTCGCGTACGCCAGGCGCGGGGAGGTGACGCCCGAGATGGAGTACGTGGCCATCCGGGAGAACGTGGAGCCCGAGGTCGTCCGTGAGGAGATCGCCGCGGGCCGCGCGGTCCTGCCGGCCAACGTCAACCACCCGGAGATCGAGCCGATGATCATCGGCAAGCGGTTCCTGGTGAAGGTCAACGCCAACATCGGCAATTCCGCGGTCACTTCGTCGATCGAGGAGGAGGTGGAGAAGATGACATGGGCGACCCGCTGGGGCGCCGACACCGTCATGGACCTCTCCACCGGCCGCAACATCCACACCACGCGCGAATGGGTCCTGCGCAACTCCCCCGTCCCGATCGGCACGGTGCCGCTCTACCAGGCGCTGGAGAAGGTCGACGGCCGCGCCGAGGAGCTGACCTGGGAGATCTACAAGGACACGGTCATCGAGCAGGCCGAGCAGGGCGTGGACTACATGACGGTCCACGCCGGTGTGCGGCTGCCGTACGTCCCGCTCACCGCGAACCGCAAGACGGGCATCGTCTCGCGCGGCGGTTCGATCATGGCTGCCTGGTGCCTGGCGCACCACAAGGAGAGCTTCCTCTACGAGAACTTCGCGGAGCTCTGCGAGATCCTCGCGGCGTACGACGTCACGTACTCGCTGGGTGACGGCCTGCGGCCCGGCTCGATCGCGGACGCCAACGACGAGGCGCAGTTCGCCGAGCTGAAGACGCTCGGCGAGCTCAACACGATCGCGAAGAGCTTCAACGTCCAGACGATGATCGAGGGCCCCGGGCACGTCCCGATGCACAAGATCAAGGAGAACATCGACCTTCAGCAGGAGGTGTGCGAGGAGGCGCCCTTCTACACACTCGGCCCGCTGACGACCGACATCGCTCCCGCGTACGACCACATCACCTCCGGCATCGGAGCCGCGATGATCGCGTGGTGGGGGACGGCCATGCTCTGCTACGTCACGCCCAAGGAGCACCTGGGCCTGCCGAACAGGGACGACGTCAAGACCGGCGTCATCACCTACAAGATCGCGGCCCACGCTGCGGACCTCGCCAAGGGACACCCGGGCGCCCAGGACTGGGACGACGCGCTCTCCGACGCGCGGTTCGAGTTCCGCTGGGAGGACCAGTTCAATCTGGCCCTCGACCCGGACACGGCACGGGAGTTCCACGACGAGACGCTCCCGGCCGAACCGGCGAAGACGGCCCACTTCTGCTCGATGTGCGGGCCGAAGTTCTGCTCGATGAAGATCTCCCAGGACATCCGCCGGCAGCACGGCGGGACGAAGAGTGAGATCGAGGAGGGCATGGCGGAGAAGTCCAAGGAGTTCGCCGCCGCGGGCAACCGGGTCTATCTGCCGATCGCGGACTGA
- a CDS encoding metallophosphoesterase family protein, whose product MTQGAGQGPEVRTATLRDFRVPAYVHDVPEYVQEPGHDPAPPAPAARAQAEPDPAHQEPSYPSASHPEPAYAEPSPQDPAFDQPDGYTPTQRDLPVINRGDTVQVQIDTEPAPRPAEGLGPLYVVGDVHGYLDELIAALYEQGLIDAESSWSAGTARLWFLGDFTDRGPDGIGVIDLVMRLSAEAAAAGGYCKALMGNHELLLLGAKRFGDTPVNSGAGTATFQAAWLLNGGQKSDMDRLQDVHLQWMSRLDAIELEDDHLLMHSDTTSYLDYGDSIEAVNDTVRETLTRNDADECWDLFRKFTKRFAFRDESGPEAVRELLDTYGGARVVHGHSPIPYLLGEVGTEDAADGSEDSRPQIEGPHVYAGGRAIAMDGGVTMAGKLLVQQLPMDS is encoded by the coding sequence ATGACTCAGGGGGCCGGTCAGGGACCCGAGGTGCGCACGGCGACGCTGCGCGACTTCCGCGTTCCGGCGTACGTCCATGACGTACCGGAGTACGTCCAGGAGCCCGGCCACGACCCCGCTCCGCCCGCCCCTGCCGCGCGCGCGCAGGCGGAGCCGGATCCCGCTCACCAGGAGCCGTCGTACCCATCGGCGTCACACCCGGAGCCCGCTTACGCGGAGCCCTCCCCTCAGGACCCCGCGTTCGACCAGCCCGACGGGTACACGCCCACCCAGCGCGACCTGCCGGTCATCAACCGCGGTGACACGGTCCAGGTGCAGATCGACACCGAGCCCGCGCCCCGTCCCGCCGAGGGGCTCGGCCCGCTGTACGTCGTCGGCGACGTGCACGGCTACCTCGACGAGCTGATCGCGGCCCTGTACGAGCAGGGCCTCATCGACGCCGAGAGCAGCTGGTCGGCCGGCACCGCCCGACTCTGGTTCCTCGGCGACTTCACCGACCGCGGGCCCGACGGCATCGGTGTCATCGACCTCGTGATGCGCCTGTCCGCGGAGGCCGCGGCCGCCGGCGGCTACTGCAAGGCCCTCATGGGCAACCACGAACTGCTCCTGCTCGGCGCCAAGCGCTTCGGCGACACCCCGGTCAACTCGGGCGCCGGCACCGCCACTTTCCAGGCGGCCTGGCTGCTCAACGGCGGGCAGAAGTCGGATATGGACCGCCTCCAGGACGTCCATCTCCAGTGGATGTCCCGGCTCGACGCGATCGAGCTGGAGGACGACCACCTCCTGATGCACTCCGACACGACCTCGTACCTCGACTACGGCGACTCGATCGAGGCGGTCAACGACACGGTCCGCGAGACCCTCACGCGTAACGACGCGGACGAGTGCTGGGACCTCTTCCGCAAATTCACCAAGCGCTTCGCGTTCCGCGACGAATCCGGACCCGAAGCCGTGCGTGAGCTCCTCGACACCTACGGCGGCGCGCGCGTCGTCCACGGCCACAGCCCCATCCCGTACCTCCTCGGCGAGGTAGGCACCGAGGACGCGGCGGACGGGTCCGAGGACAGCCGCCCGCAGATCGAGGGCCCGCATGTGTACGCGGGCGGGCGCGCGATCGCGATGGACGGCGGAGTGACCATGGCCGGAAAGCTGCTGGTCCAGCAACTCCCCATGGATAGCTAG
- the hisC gene encoding histidinol-phosphate transaminase has product MSETSPKLRAELEGIPTYKPGKAAAAGGPVAYKLSSNENPYPPLPGVMESAVAAAGSFNRYPDMACTGLMNELAERFAVPVTHLATGTGSVGVAQQLLQATSGPGDEVIYAWRSFEAYPIITQISGAKAVEVPLTSGEVHDLDAMADAITDRTRLIFVCNPNNPTGTVVRRAELERFLDRVPSDVLVVLDEAYREFIRDAEVPDGVQIYRDRPNVAVLRTFSKAYGLAGLRVGFAIAHEPVAAALRKTAVPFGVSQLAQDAAVASLRAEDELLGRVGSLVCERNRVVEALRGQGWTVPETHANFVWLRLGERTADFAAACEQAGVVVRPFAGEGMRATIAETEANDVFLNTAAAFRKEL; this is encoded by the coding sequence GTGAGCGAGACGAGCCCCAAGCTGCGTGCCGAGCTGGAGGGTATTCCCACCTACAAGCCGGGCAAGGCTGCCGCGGCCGGGGGGCCGGTGGCGTACAAGCTGTCCTCGAACGAGAACCCCTATCCGCCGCTTCCCGGCGTGATGGAGAGTGCCGTCGCGGCGGCCGGTTCCTTCAACCGCTACCCGGACATGGCCTGCACCGGGCTGATGAACGAGCTGGCGGAACGATTCGCGGTGCCGGTCACGCACCTGGCCACGGGCACCGGCTCGGTCGGGGTCGCGCAGCAGCTGCTCCAGGCGACCAGCGGTCCCGGCGACGAGGTCATCTACGCCTGGCGGTCCTTCGAGGCGTACCCGATCATCACGCAGATCAGCGGTGCCAAGGCGGTGGAGGTGCCGCTGACGTCCGGTGAGGTCCACGACCTCGACGCGATGGCCGACGCGATCACCGACCGCACGCGCCTGATCTTCGTGTGCAACCCGAACAACCCGACCGGCACGGTGGTGCGCCGGGCCGAGCTCGAGCGGTTCCTGGACCGGGTCCCGAGCGACGTCCTGGTCGTGCTCGACGAGGCGTACCGCGAGTTCATCCGTGACGCCGAGGTGCCGGACGGCGTCCAGATCTACCGGGACCGTCCGAATGTCGCTGTGCTGCGGACGTTCTCCAAGGCGTACGGGCTCGCGGGCCTGCGGGTCGGCTTCGCCATCGCCCATGAGCCGGTGGCGGCCGCGCTGCGCAAGACGGCGGTGCCGTTCGGCGTGAGCCAGCTCGCGCAGGACGCGGCGGTCGCCTCGCTGCGGGCCGAGGACGAGCTGCTCGGCCGGGTGGGCTCGCTGGTGTGCGAGCGCAATCGCGTGGTCGAGGCGCTGCGGGGGCAGGGCTGGACCGTGCCCGAGACGCACGCGAACTTCGTGTGGCTGCGTCTGGGGGAGCGCACGGCGGACTTCGCCGCGGCGTGCGAGCAGGCCGGTGTGGTCGTGCGGCCGTTCGCCGGCGAGGGGATGCGGGCCACGATCGCGGAGACCGAGGCCAACGACGTCTTCCTGAACACGGCGGCGGCGTTCCGCAAGGAGCTGTAG